A single genomic interval of Leptospira montravelensis harbors:
- a CDS encoding sensor histidine kinase, whose product MISKTRFYQIVFGFAFVLSPALFSLAAEPCGTLITSFEKPIVLKTDWLFRKGDNLDWRDETVEESFWVKRSVPDYGISKTENLTGYHWYRCSFFLPENYTTPVEPIAIQLGRIRDIDEFYLNGTLIDKTGTVLPKMEVDFQKIRIYSLPTHLLKPGLNIMAIRIYAATNLNGLKEAPTIAKERLLREAVFSKEAFAMVCGYVFIFMGIYFLVGSIVRGRAGENFFFALFSIFMGIYVLIRTQHRDILFDSFTWSYVAELLVLICLPIFFINFMHQYLKMKRSLVLLGYEVFLFALFVITLFFRTPKTWILVIALFNYTLPVAMGLVIYLFVKNGKANIAKVKFILIGIACILPTVLIDSLSALEVISLPGTLYLGFLIFLVMISIQLSNDIVLGLENFIEQEKELIQMERVKTGFLINLSSEFKSGMEKIKNAIDNISASQNKISTKEQTKTTPKKAAKKKTKAKTSVTKQDLDPIKQAEDHISYMSYMVEEAILLRKLEDKTYIPFYETFSVTELIKHCVSNIENHLEQHRKSTTIDVKPKDLEIYFPKELLFCILRNLIENAYQYTDPKTDINIEFFNRDGFHQLIVMDEGMGLSQLEMETIFQKFVRGYRDKKNEIPGAGIGLTLVEATTKFLGGTVSLKSSEGMGAKFTIRIPEKPKK is encoded by the coding sequence ATGATTTCGAAAACCCGTTTTTACCAAATCGTTTTCGGGTTCGCATTTGTTTTGTCACCAGCTTTGTTCAGTTTGGCGGCAGAACCTTGCGGAACTTTAATTACATCGTTCGAAAAACCAATTGTATTAAAAACTGATTGGTTGTTTAGAAAAGGTGACAATTTAGATTGGAGAGATGAAACGGTTGAAGAATCCTTCTGGGTTAAACGTTCTGTTCCTGATTACGGAATTTCAAAAACGGAAAACCTAACGGGTTATCATTGGTATCGTTGCTCCTTCTTTTTGCCAGAAAATTATACAACTCCGGTAGAACCAATTGCCATCCAATTGGGACGAATTCGAGACATTGATGAGTTTTATCTAAACGGAACACTCATTGATAAAACGGGAACGGTTCTACCTAAAATGGAGGTAGATTTCCAAAAAATTCGAATTTATTCCCTACCAACTCACCTTCTTAAACCTGGCCTCAATATTATGGCCATTCGGATATATGCAGCCACCAATTTAAATGGACTCAAGGAGGCACCGACAATAGCAAAGGAACGCCTGTTACGTGAGGCAGTTTTTTCAAAAGAAGCCTTTGCGATGGTTTGTGGATATGTATTTATCTTTATGGGAATTTACTTTTTGGTAGGTTCCATAGTTCGTGGAAGAGCTGGAGAAAATTTCTTTTTCGCATTATTTTCTATTTTTATGGGAATTTATGTTCTCATCCGCACACAACATAGAGACATCTTATTCGATAGTTTTACTTGGTCTTATGTAGCAGAACTTTTAGTACTCATTTGCCTTCCTATATTTTTTATCAATTTCATGCACCAATACCTAAAAATGAAACGTAGTTTGGTGTTACTCGGTTACGAAGTTTTTCTTTTTGCATTATTTGTAATCACCTTGTTTTTCAGAACACCCAAAACTTGGATTTTGGTAATCGCCCTCTTCAACTACACTTTACCAGTGGCAATGGGTTTAGTAATTTATCTGTTTGTTAAAAATGGAAAAGCAAACATAGCAAAGGTGAAATTCATTCTCATCGGGATTGCCTGTATTTTACCAACTGTTCTTATTGATAGCCTCTCCGCTTTAGAAGTCATTTCCTTGCCTGGAACATTATACCTTGGATTTCTGATATTTTTAGTGATGATTTCAATCCAACTTTCAAATGATATTGTTTTGGGATTAGAAAACTTTATCGAACAAGAAAAAGAACTCATCCAAATGGAAAGGGTCAAAACTGGATTTTTAATTAATTTATCTTCTGAATTTAAATCAGGAATGGAAAAAATTAAGAACGCTATTGATAATATTTCAGCTAGCCAAAATAAAATTTCAACAAAAGAACAAACTAAAACAACCCCAAAAAAAGCTGCAAAAAAGAAAACCAAAGCTAAAACCAGTGTCACAAAGCAAGATTTAGATCCCATCAAACAAGCTGAAGATCACATATCTTACATGAGTTATATGGTTGAAGAAGCAATTCTACTTAGAAAATTAGAAGACAAAACATACATTCCATTTTACGAAACATTCTCCGTAACTGAGTTAATTAAACACTGTGTTTCTAATATTGAAAACCACTTGGAACAACACAGAAAATCTACTACAATTGATGTAAAACCCAAAGACCTAGAAATTTATTTTCCGAAAGAATTACTTTTCTGTATTTTAAGAAATCTAATTGAAAATGCATATCAATATACAGATCCAAAGACAGACATTAATATAGAGTTTTTTAACCGCGATGGATTTCACCAACTCATCGTAATGGACGAAGGTATGGGCCTTAGCCAATTAGAAATGGAAACGATCTTTCAAAAGTTCGTCAGAGGTTACCGAGATAAAAAAAATGAAATTCCAGGTGCCGGCATAGGCTTAACTTTAGTAGAAGCTACTACGAAATTTCTTGGTGGAACCGTAAGTTTAAAATCAAGCGAAGGGATGGGAGCGAAATTTACAATCCGTATCCCGGAGAAACCAAAAAAATGA
- a CDS encoding adenylate/guanylate cyclase domain-containing protein, with translation MGKINKSILLVLNFLIFSISFFSCSFSSSTEADKGYLEIPIEAVENHQKFSTSGEWEFYWGEVFGESLFEKINKPEKTYAKVPSSWNSYRPEGEGGDGFAVFRLTLKIPDPKIRYYLRVQPATSSYELYVNRQKIASSGKVGTDELSAVPKYQIQYVSFQPEGFEQEILYVVSNFRHARGGYRKPIEIGTKEVIQNQSLIYSAGEVFVFGAMLTMALYQLTVFLFRRDEKSSLFFALFCLFTGLRLVVLDNYYIVYAIPDFSWHWMQVLDYTSAPLLVCFFLGYLKSLFPGRSEVPKWMLYSCWSITACYVSFVLLTDVKLFTKTNIFSQVVILFFSVCSFYVILRIYKQKKRDSSLVFYGSLLLMIGSTHDLMAGNYWFQSQPLMPFSLFVFFLFQSILLARRNARFYTSMDTLTTELIEVNNRLESSNQVYAKFVPLRLIQLFSKVSKTRVKRGDFIVKQMSVLSSDIRDFTAISETLSPEETFLFLNDYLRQVGPTIRSHNGFIEKYVGDAVFALFEKQPEDALSAAIEMHKTIAKWNKETRPHRVGDINIGVGIHFGELMLGIIGEEQRIESAVLSDSMGVANSLESMTKKYGAKIILSLDALLELEHPDSYPHRLLDFIKIPAKQKLIGIAQVLVEGVEDSFDLKLKTKEQFEESVNLFWDGEFAKAGDGFRAVLTIDPTDKASQLYLDRTELYAQNGPPPGFGKGFLA, from the coding sequence ATGGGAAAAATAAATAAATCCATTCTCCTAGTTTTAAACTTTTTGATTTTCTCTATTTCATTTTTTTCCTGTAGTTTCAGTTCTTCAACGGAAGCGGATAAAGGTTACCTTGAAATTCCAATTGAGGCTGTTGAAAACCATCAAAAATTTTCCACTAGTGGAGAATGGGAGTTCTATTGGGGAGAGGTATTTGGTGAAAGTTTATTTGAAAAAATAAATAAACCTGAAAAAACTTATGCGAAAGTTCCTTCCTCTTGGAATTCCTATCGACCAGAAGGTGAGGGAGGCGATGGTTTTGCCGTATTTCGCCTAACACTAAAAATACCCGATCCGAAAATTCGTTATTACCTAAGGGTACAACCTGCCACAAGTTCTTATGAGTTATATGTCAATCGGCAAAAAATTGCAAGTTCTGGAAAGGTGGGAACTGACGAGTTAAGTGCAGTTCCAAAATACCAAATCCAATATGTATCTTTCCAACCTGAAGGTTTCGAACAAGAAATACTTTATGTGGTAAGTAATTTTCGTCATGCGCGTGGTGGATATAGAAAACCAATTGAAATTGGAACAAAAGAAGTCATTCAAAACCAATCTCTCATATATTCCGCTGGAGAAGTATTTGTATTTGGTGCAATGTTAACAATGGCATTATACCAACTAACAGTATTTTTATTCCGAAGAGACGAAAAGAGTTCTCTATTTTTTGCATTGTTTTGTTTGTTTACTGGCCTTCGATTGGTGGTTCTTGATAACTATTATATTGTGTATGCGATTCCAGATTTTTCCTGGCATTGGATGCAGGTTTTGGATTATACTTCCGCACCTCTTCTTGTTTGTTTTTTCTTAGGTTACTTAAAGAGTTTGTTTCCGGGAAGGTCGGAAGTTCCTAAGTGGATGTTGTATTCTTGTTGGAGTATAACAGCTTGTTATGTGTCATTTGTTTTACTAACGGATGTAAAACTGTTCACGAAAACAAATATTTTTTCTCAAGTTGTAATTCTATTTTTTAGTGTTTGTTCTTTTTATGTGATTTTAAGGATTTATAAACAGAAAAAAAGAGATAGTAGTTTGGTTTTTTATGGATCTCTACTTTTAATGATTGGATCGACACATGATTTGATGGCCGGAAATTACTGGTTTCAGTCCCAACCATTGATGCCTTTTTCATTGTTTGTCTTCTTTTTGTTTCAGAGTATTCTCCTCGCTAGGAGAAATGCTAGGTTTTATACTTCGATGGATACTTTAACAACGGAACTAATAGAAGTAAATAATCGCCTTGAGTCATCTAACCAAGTTTATGCGAAATTTGTTCCTTTGCGGCTCATTCAATTGTTTTCAAAAGTATCCAAAACGAGAGTGAAACGTGGAGATTTTATCGTAAAACAAATGTCTGTATTATCCTCAGATATTCGTGATTTTACGGCAATTTCTGAAACATTAAGTCCAGAAGAAACTTTTTTATTCCTTAATGATTATTTAAGACAGGTAGGACCAACCATTCGATCTCATAATGGGTTTATCGAAAAATATGTGGGGGATGCTGTTTTTGCTTTGTTTGAAAAACAACCAGAAGATGCGTTATCTGCGGCGATTGAGATGCATAAAACAATTGCAAAGTGGAATAAGGAAACTAGACCACACCGAGTAGGGGATATTAATATCGGTGTAGGAATCCATTTTGGAGAGTTGATGTTAGGCATCATCGGAGAAGAACAAAGAATAGAGTCTGCCGTTTTATCCGATTCGATGGGTGTTGCGAATTCTTTGGAATCAATGACCAAAAAATATGGTGCAAAAATCATTCTAAGTTTGGACGCACTTCTTGAGTTGGAACATCCAGATTCGTATCCACATCGGCTATTAGATTTTATTAAAATCCCAGCCAAACAGAAGTTAATTGGAATTGCTCAAGTTTTGGTGGAAGGTGTGGAAGATTCCTTTGATCTGAAGTTAAAAACCAAAGAACAGTTCGAAGAAAGTGTGAATTTGTTTTGGGATGGAGAATTTGCCAAAGCGGGGGATGGGTTTCGGGCTGTTCTCACTATCGATCCTACTGATAAAGCATCCCAATTGTATTTGGACCGAACGGAGCTTTATGCGCAAAACGGCCCACCTCCCGGGTTTGGAAAAGGATTTTTGGCATAA
- a CDS encoding 7TM-DISM domain-containing protein has product MKSFVFKRILILCLLFLVSNCSRSTDENTVVLRLDGEDWGIYFHNNADILSNEFNANNLDITTVPSNFRNLNRNYRGSIWVRKSFEITTEQHQKSLALQLGKIYQSDEVFINGVLIGKNNSAFGKDPEEFAFGRPRIYPIPHDLLLEGENVLIIKIDSSLSTSAGIITGPIRIVTYEEALNGNLYDSLVELIFVGFYLFIALFFFINFFNLRDKKEYLSFSILALIFSGYELSKNEVRFFLINQFAILKFIEYSFLLILPYGFIKFIQDFFELKPFKYQRLYLLTQFLFIAVFALVSNPVFWYNFIGYWDIHLLAVIGYAIYVTFIKFREQKRGSAIHLLALIYLLYSILKEILIERGYLNSPSSLETSFLVYLILMTLALRFQFLMMKRKLQNRYERLKEADSLREKIFYYMDAMISGPLKSMKEKLISYRESNQKTKDKNLVKEVIEVQSSIDNVMDDIIELSRLEVLKEVPFKEQVNFVSFINEVIPEDDITYSIKVNPETEIHNSLDLINSVVVRLVDFPPFKEFNHNDLIITQDLRGNVHFRFLLFHSNPKVSQRLFTELVENYNTLTPIKVKWAIILEIVRLLGAKIDFKIIKKKYLKIDLGIAAIVPVSELQPIKESKASNQSTPNKTEKEDWRVTLKRIWKVLKETEIKIPNFKKKK; this is encoded by the coding sequence ATGAAATCCTTTGTATTCAAACGAATCCTTATTCTCTGTTTACTCTTTTTAGTTTCGAATTGTTCTCGCTCCACGGACGAAAATACTGTAGTATTAAGGTTAGACGGCGAAGATTGGGGAATTTATTTTCACAATAATGCAGATATACTTAGCAACGAATTCAATGCAAATAACCTTGATATTACTACCGTACCAAGTAATTTTCGAAACTTAAATAGAAATTACCGTGGATCTATTTGGGTTAGAAAAAGTTTTGAAATCACAACAGAACAACACCAAAAATCCTTAGCACTACAACTTGGAAAAATCTACCAATCAGATGAAGTTTTTATCAATGGTGTTTTAATTGGAAAAAATAATTCTGCCTTCGGAAAAGACCCAGAAGAATTTGCATTCGGTAGACCAAGAATCTACCCAATCCCACATGATTTATTGTTAGAAGGCGAAAATGTTCTAATTATCAAAATCGATTCTTCACTCTCAACTTCTGCAGGCATCATCACTGGCCCCATTCGTATCGTTACTTACGAAGAAGCTCTCAACGGCAATTTGTATGATTCGCTCGTAGAACTAATCTTTGTTGGGTTTTATCTTTTTATTGCCCTATTTTTCTTTATTAATTTTTTCAATCTACGAGATAAAAAAGAATATCTAAGTTTTAGTATTCTGGCACTTATTTTCTCTGGTTACGAATTGTCCAAAAACGAAGTTCGATTTTTTTTGATCAATCAATTTGCCATTTTAAAATTTATCGAATATTCATTTCTCCTAATACTTCCTTACGGATTCATTAAATTTATCCAAGATTTCTTTGAACTAAAACCATTTAAATACCAAAGACTATATTTATTAACACAGTTTTTATTTATCGCAGTTTTCGCATTAGTTTCGAATCCAGTGTTTTGGTATAACTTTATTGGTTATTGGGATATCCATTTACTAGCAGTTATTGGTTATGCGATATATGTAACATTTATCAAATTTCGCGAACAAAAACGTGGTTCTGCAATCCACCTATTAGCCCTTATTTATCTACTATATTCTATACTAAAAGAAATTTTAATTGAGAGAGGTTATTTAAACTCACCTTCTTCTCTTGAAACAAGTTTTTTGGTTTATTTAATTTTAATGACCCTCGCACTACGTTTCCAATTTTTAATGATGAAACGTAAACTTCAAAATAGATACGAAAGGTTAAAAGAAGCTGACTCCCTACGGGAAAAAATATTTTATTATATGGATGCAATGATATCTGGCCCATTGAAATCCATGAAAGAAAAATTGATTTCTTATCGCGAATCTAACCAAAAAACCAAAGATAAAAATTTAGTTAAAGAAGTGATAGAAGTCCAATCATCAATCGACAATGTGATGGATGATATCATTGAACTTTCTCGTTTGGAAGTCTTAAAGGAAGTTCCCTTTAAAGAGCAAGTTAACTTTGTTTCTTTTATCAATGAAGTAATTCCGGAAGATGACATTACATATTCCATTAAAGTAAATCCAGAAACAGAAATTCATAACAGTTTGGATTTAATTAACTCAGTCGTTGTAAGACTAGTTGATTTTCCGCCTTTCAAAGAATTCAATCATAATGATTTAATTATTACCCAAGACTTACGAGGAAATGTTCATTTCCGATTTTTATTATTTCACAGTAATCCGAAAGTTTCACAAAGATTATTTACTGAATTAGTAGAGAATTATAATACCTTGACACCTATAAAAGTAAAATGGGCTATCATTCTTGAGATCGTAAGACTATTAGGTGCAAAGATTGATTTCAAAATCATCAAAAAGAAATACCTAAAAATCGACTTAGGCATTGCAGCAATCGTCCCAGTTTCCGAATTGCAACCAATCAAAGAATCAAAAGCTTCGAATCAATCAACTCCAAACAAAACAGAAAAGGAAGATTGGAGAGTTACTTTAAAACGTATTTGGAAAGTATTGAAAGAAACTGAGATTAAGATTCCCAATTTTAAAAAGAAAAAATAA
- a CDS encoding Crp/Fnr family transcriptional regulator produces the protein MIIKYLTHPNPESLRKAFEGCQELTYSKDEFLFHGGDPVGYMDLLVTGDLQVFKYDGNMNEVTLTFFRPVSIIAEWAVIQGIPYPASGRFTKTSTILRMPLSEVQTRIHKNIELNHILMHSLMNKIDTLNLAINRGLTMDAMQRVAHFLFYGTPDSLALKQTQMASLLYLRPETFSRILKQLKDQGLIDNQKGEISILDKEGLLKILA, from the coding sequence ATGATCATAAAGTATCTGACACATCCGAATCCAGAATCATTAAGAAAGGCCTTCGAAGGTTGTCAGGAACTCACGTATTCAAAGGATGAATTTTTATTTCATGGTGGCGATCCAGTTGGTTACATGGATCTATTAGTGACAGGTGACCTTCAGGTATTCAAATATGATGGGAATATGAATGAAGTTACTTTAACTTTCTTTCGCCCTGTTAGTATCATCGCAGAATGGGCCGTCATCCAAGGAATTCCTTACCCAGCTTCAGGAAGATTTACCAAAACAAGTACGATTTTAAGAATGCCTCTTTCCGAAGTGCAAACACGCATACATAAAAATATTGAGCTAAACCATATTCTCATGCACTCGCTAATGAATAAAATTGATACATTAAATTTAGCGATCAATCGCGGATTAACAATGGATGCGATGCAAAGGGTAGCACATTTTTTATTTTACGGAACGCCTGATTCTCTGGCATTAAAACAAACGCAAATGGCCTCCCTTCTCTATCTAAGACCAGAAACTTTTTCTAGAATTCTCAAACAATTAAAAGATCAGGGTCTCATTGATAACCAAAAAGGAGAAATATCCATTTTAGACAAAGAAGGTTTGCTTAAAATTTTGGCTTAG
- the fliH gene encoding flagellar assembly protein FliH, protein MAKLVFKPIQIADLQEEVEIQLPDKYKKFHKTDEQEDFEIDQEGNIIEQYQGPSIEEIEAELQRYRQETEEQVRQLLEDAKKQAKAIEEEGRTKAFQMVQDSKEKIKLEEDSGRAKAEQILDRAKMEVERMIKEAEMKQAEIEHEAYQKGYDAGREVGFKKGQGEVRRLIDRLGTIIGKAIDIREEMIAASEKQMVEMILVIARKVIKDEIIERKEIVLNNIREAMKRIKDRDRIDIRVNFADLELTTAHKDELIKLMESLRKVNIYEDSRVDRGGVIIETDVGAIDARISTQLKEIEEAIRNVEPI, encoded by the coding sequence ATGGCAAAACTCGTCTTTAAACCAATCCAAATTGCCGACTTACAAGAAGAAGTTGAAATCCAACTTCCTGATAAGTACAAAAAATTTCATAAAACCGACGAACAAGAAGACTTCGAGATAGACCAAGAAGGGAATATCATCGAACAATACCAAGGTCCATCGATTGAAGAAATCGAAGCGGAACTCCAAAGGTATCGCCAAGAGACAGAAGAACAAGTTCGTCAATTATTAGAAGACGCAAAAAAACAAGCCAAAGCCATTGAAGAAGAAGGTAGAACCAAAGCCTTCCAAATGGTTCAAGACTCCAAAGAAAAAATTAAATTAGAAGAAGACTCTGGCCGCGCCAAAGCAGAACAAATCTTAGATCGTGCCAAGATGGAAGTCGAACGTATGATCAAAGAAGCCGAAATGAAACAGGCTGAGATCGAACACGAAGCCTACCAAAAAGGATATGATGCCGGTCGTGAAGTAGGTTTCAAAAAAGGTCAAGGAGAAGTGAGGCGACTCATTGACAGGTTAGGAACTATCATTGGTAAGGCGATCGACATTCGCGAAGAAATGATTGCTGCATCTGAAAAACAAATGGTAGAAATGATTCTTGTCATTGCAAGAAAAGTAATCAAAGACGAAATCATTGAACGTAAAGAAATTGTACTTAATAATATTCGCGAAGCAATGAAACGAATCAAAGACCGTGATCGTATTGATATTCGCGTAAACTTTGCCGACTTGGAGCTCACAACAGCTCATAAAGATGAACTTATCAAACTAATGGAATCACTCAGAAAAGTAAACATTTACGAAGATTCTCGTGTAGACCGCGGTGGTGTGATCATCGAAACAGATGTGGGAGCGATCGACGCAAGGATCTCCACTCAGCTCAAAGAAATCGAAGAGGCAATTCGAAACGTAGAGCCGATATGA
- a CDS encoding FliG C-terminal domain-containing protein, protein MKTPSGSNKAALTYQILGRYLPDEVFAHLSDAEIESLLLKVESNPSPTKRQEKDILLSFTNFLQKNQQKTKGKSAKIDDSPKKAGNSAFQLGNEPHVGGFTNNYNHPRNPSSSDEKYTYNEHPDSNELYSLLQEILKEEETKANSPLWPELPKFSLEMLRHLTMDESSEVVARVLSFSDPETASEVLAEYPENHRENIILALSEIDYHSDRERDQLERFLRFKMELIEKKMPVSKIRSRKAKTAGEILTRLPFLPSQNLIERIQKKSPEYAETIVEHYFRLEDLLHLGRTSLTRFFSEIHPLVIACALKGVETDFRDQVYSNLESWLVKEIKIEWDSLGPVSLAEIEEAQKGILDRLREAMDEGKVKLWRLK, encoded by the coding sequence ATGAAAACTCCTTCCGGTTCCAATAAGGCCGCCCTTACCTACCAAATCCTCGGCCGCTATTTACCGGATGAAGTGTTCGCACATTTGAGTGATGCGGAAATTGAATCACTTCTGCTGAAAGTAGAATCCAACCCTTCCCCAACAAAACGGCAAGAAAAAGACATCCTCCTTTCCTTTACCAATTTCCTTCAAAAGAATCAGCAAAAAACAAAAGGGAAATCTGCGAAGATCGATGATTCACCCAAAAAAGCAGGGAATTCTGCGTTTCAACTTGGAAATGAACCCCACGTGGGTGGCTTTACGAATAACTACAACCATCCCCGAAATCCAAGCAGTTCAGATGAGAAATATACGTATAACGAACATCCAGATTCAAATGAATTGTATTCCTTACTCCAGGAAATTCTAAAAGAAGAAGAAACTAAAGCCAACTCTCCGCTTTGGCCCGAACTTCCCAAATTTTCCTTAGAAATGCTCCGCCATTTGACTATGGATGAGTCATCAGAAGTAGTGGCCCGGGTCCTTAGCTTTTCTGATCCGGAAACGGCATCCGAGGTTTTAGCCGAATATCCGGAAAACCATAGAGAAAATATCATTTTAGCACTTTCCGAAATTGACTACCATTCGGACAGAGAACGCGACCAACTGGAACGGTTTCTACGTTTCAAAATGGAACTGATCGAGAAAAAAATGCCGGTTTCTAAAATTCGCAGCCGGAAAGCCAAAACGGCAGGGGAAATTCTCACACGACTTCCTTTTTTGCCATCTCAAAATTTAATTGAACGAATTCAGAAAAAAAGCCCAGAATATGCCGAAACTATAGTAGAACACTACTTTCGTTTGGAAGACCTCCTTCATTTAGGAAGGACGAGTCTTACTCGGTTTTTTTCTGAGATCCATCCTCTTGTCATAGCTTGTGCTTTGAAGGGAGTAGAGACGGATTTCCGTGACCAAGTGTATTCCAATTTGGAATCTTGGCTCGTAAAAGAAATAAAGATCGAATGGGATTCGTTAGGTCCTGTTTCACTCGCGGAGATCGAAGAAGCTCAAAAAGGTATCTTAGATCGTTTGCGGGAAGCAATGGATGAAGGCAAAGTGAAACTCTGGAGATTGAAGTAA
- a CDS encoding adenylate/guanylate cyclase domain-containing protein — MTRQTITYLCLSFLLTACRMVTPSPQIQSGELDLQNFSFESGPALALQGDWKFFPREFHVAPDAAAPTHLPVPALWNQVPLRSSFGDGKGFGTYVLDIKLPEETQIYSVYLPEVRTAFRLIAGNRSLVSGEPGLTKETTIPSAQGQSFTISARDHIQIQIEVSNFHHKEGGLPNAPVFGLAENVQNYILAQSTMDLALTGAIFMFGLYHFILFFYRNKQREAFYFGFFCLVFAFRIPFIGSKTIYAVFPNIPWDLVVYVEYASVFVLGILFLWFVDGLFPRFVDTKLILYFSAYVQFMLVYGLIIKPEVYTQFEVVFQVLGIVYAVFLGIRLYQMMVRGLPDAGIFFIGYLVLFVGFVYDVFLAYSGEGESTLSQVAVFLFFGVQSTIVTLRMTRTFQKKVLLKEEFETINEQFILTNRFYAKFIPRDFLTHLGKESIEEVRLGDSSEREMTVLFADIWEYWDIIYSIPLENRMLFTNSYLGRIGPCVRKNNGFIDKYIGSAIMALFDGGIQNSIKAAEDIQWELEKYNERRLTFGYMPLHAGIGIHSGDTMLGILGEEERLESTVISDTVNLSSRIQGLTKKYGARILVSLTSLMLHEDLDTIPYRILDFVRVKGKQETVMIAEVLIPDIDVISNKKIENRERFEAAIFDYERADFVSALEGFREVFANNPEDLAAQIYIERCEYYQTAGVGEDWDGVSAWEK, encoded by the coding sequence ATGACCCGCCAGACAATAACCTATCTTTGCCTTTCCTTTTTGTTAACGGCCTGCCGTATGGTGACACCTTCCCCACAAATTCAATCGGGTGAATTGGACCTACAAAATTTCTCTTTCGAATCTGGGCCGGCCTTGGCACTACAGGGAGATTGGAAATTTTTTCCAAGAGAGTTTCATGTGGCACCTGATGCCGCTGCCCCCACTCACCTCCCCGTTCCTGCACTTTGGAATCAAGTACCACTTCGCTCTAGTTTTGGAGATGGGAAAGGTTTTGGGACTTATGTTTTGGATATCAAACTGCCGGAAGAAACTCAGATTTATTCGGTTTATTTGCCTGAGGTTCGGACAGCGTTTCGACTAATAGCAGGTAACAGAAGTTTGGTGTCTGGTGAACCTGGTTTAACCAAAGAAACTACGATACCCAGTGCTCAGGGACAGAGTTTTACAATTTCTGCAAGGGACCACATTCAAATCCAAATTGAAGTAAGTAATTTTCATCACAAAGAAGGTGGCCTACCAAATGCGCCGGTCTTTGGTCTTGCTGAAAACGTTCAAAATTATATTTTAGCACAAAGCACTATGGATTTGGCCTTAACAGGTGCTATATTCATGTTCGGTTTGTATCATTTTATTTTGTTCTTTTATAGAAACAAACAAAGAGAAGCTTTTTACTTTGGGTTTTTCTGTTTAGTTTTTGCTTTTAGAATTCCATTTATCGGAAGTAAAACAATTTATGCAGTTTTTCCCAATATACCTTGGGATTTGGTTGTTTATGTTGAGTATGCATCCGTTTTTGTTTTAGGCATTTTGTTTTTGTGGTTTGTGGATGGACTTTTTCCAAGGTTTGTTGATACAAAGTTAATTTTATATTTTAGTGCCTACGTACAGTTTATGTTAGTTTATGGTTTAATCATAAAACCAGAAGTATATACACAGTTTGAAGTTGTTTTCCAAGTATTAGGAATTGTCTATGCTGTGTTTTTGGGGATTCGGTTATACCAAATGATGGTAAGAGGATTACCAGATGCTGGAATTTTCTTTATAGGTTATTTGGTATTATTTGTTGGTTTTGTTTATGATGTTTTCCTCGCTTATAGCGGTGAAGGCGAATCAACCTTGTCTCAGGTTGCAGTTTTTTTATTTTTTGGAGTTCAATCAACCATTGTTACACTTCGTATGACAAGGACTTTCCAAAAGAAGGTTTTGTTAAAAGAAGAGTTTGAAACAATCAACGAACAATTTATCCTAACAAATCGATTTTATGCAAAATTTATTCCTCGTGACTTTTTAACTCATTTGGGTAAGGAAAGTATCGAAGAAGTTAGGTTAGGTGATAGTAGTGAACGAGAGATGACAGTTTTGTTCGCCGATATTTGGGAGTATTGGGATATTATTTACTCCATTCCTTTAGAAAATCGAATGTTGTTTACCAATTCTTATTTGGGAAGGATTGGGCCATGTGTAAGAAAAAATAATGGTTTTATCGATAAATACATTGGAAGTGCGATTATGGCACTTTTTGATGGAGGAATTCAAAATTCCATCAAGGCAGCAGAAGACATCCAATGGGAATTAGAAAAATACAATGAACGAAGACTAACGTTTGGGTATATGCCTCTTCATGCAGGAATCGGAATTCACTCCGGGGATACGATGCTCGGAATTCTGGGAGAAGAGGAAAGACTAGAATCCACAGTCATTTCTGATACTGTCAATCTTTCGAGTCGAATCCAGGGATTAACCAAAAAATATGGCGCAAGAATTTTGGTAAGTTTAACCTCACTTATGTTACACGAAGACTTGGATACAATTCCATATCGGATTTTGGACTTTGTTCGTGTCAAAGGAAAACAAGAAACGGTAATGATAGCGGAAGTTTTGATACCCGATATTGATGTTATCTCCAATAAAAAAATTGAAAATAGGGAAAGGTTTGAAGCCGCAATTTTTGATTATGAACGCGCAGACTTTGTTTCTGCCTTAGAAGGATTTCGTGAAGTATTTGCAAATAATCCTGAAGATTTGGCAGCTCAGATTTACATTGAACGATGTGAATATTACCAAACAGCCGGTGTTGGTGAAGACTGGGATGGAGTTTCTGCATGGGAAAAATAA